A single region of the Spirochaetales bacterium genome encodes:
- a CDS encoding GNAT family N-acetyltransferase, with protein MIETGRLFIRQFRQSDWEDLYRYLSLPEIFEFEPGSPVTKDEAKKLAAERAAGNDFFAVILREINKMVGHLYFHHTDPKEYMTWELGFIFNPTYHNNGYCTEASKAIIDFAFTVLKAHRVAAYCNPANIPSWKVLEKIGMKREGCFRQKAFFRRDKNDIPIWHDCYAYGIVENE; from the coding sequence ATGATAGAAACCGGACGCCTCTTTATCAGACAATTCAGACAATCCGATTGGGAGGATCTTTACCGGTATCTTTCTCTCCCGGAAATTTTCGAGTTCGAACCGGGAAGTCCCGTCACGAAAGACGAAGCAAAAAAACTTGCCGCCGAAAGGGCGGCAGGCAATGATTTTTTTGCCGTCATCCTCAGAGAAATAAACAAGATGGTCGGACATCTTTATTTTCATCACACCGATCCGAAAGAATACATGACCTGGGAACTGGGCTTTATTTTCAACCCGACTTATCACAACAACGGTTATTGCACTGAAGCATCGAAGGCGATAATCGATTTTGCCTTTACCGTACTCAAAGCACACCGGGTTGCCGCATACTGCAATCCCGCAAACATCCCGTCGTGGAAAGTTCTCGAGAAAATCGGAATGAAGCGGGAAGGATGCTTCAGGCAAAAGGCCTTTTTTCGAAGAGATAAGAATGATATTCCGATCTGGCACGATTGTTATGCGTACGGGATTGTGGAAAATGAATGA
- a CDS encoding NifU family protein, which produces MLKEKVESALKTIRPSLQADGGDVELVDVTEDGIVKVRLKGACHGCPMAQMTLSQGIEKHLKEKVPGVKKVQSV; this is translated from the coding sequence ATGTTAAAAGAAAAAGTGGAATCGGCATTAAAAACAATACGGCCTTCGCTTCAGGCTGACGGAGGAGATGTCGAACTCGTCGATGTGACGGAAGACGGAATCGTCAAAGTCCGGCTCAAGGGTGCCTGTCACGGCTGTCCCATGGCACAGATGACACTCAGCCAGGGAATCGAAAAACACCTCAAGGAAAAAGTGCCGGGCGTGAAAAAAGTACAGTCCGTCTGA